The Flavobacterium marginilacus genome window below encodes:
- a CDS encoding alpha-ketoglutarate-dependent dioxygenase AlkB family protein, with translation MNSLFQSDPIVFNLPDAEIIYFPAFLSKDVADSLFLELLESTPWQQDEITVYGKKHLQPRLTALYGNEGKPYSYSNITMQPHHWTITLQKIKSLIENISNTNFTTVLLNYYRNGSDSNGWHADNEKELGKNPIIASLSLGAERSFHLKHNTDVNQKKNIILEDGSLLLMKGTTQHFWKHQIPKTTKTIGSRINLTFRVIK, from the coding sequence ATGAATTCACTTTTTCAATCTGACCCCATAGTTTTTAATTTACCCGATGCCGAAATCATCTACTTTCCCGCTTTTCTTTCAAAAGACGTAGCCGATTCGCTTTTTCTAGAACTACTTGAAAGCACTCCTTGGCAACAAGATGAAATTACGGTTTATGGCAAAAAACATTTACAGCCGAGATTAACCGCTTTATATGGAAACGAAGGAAAGCCTTACTCCTACTCTAATATCACCATGCAGCCTCATCATTGGACAATAACTTTACAAAAAATTAAATCTTTAATCGAAAATATTTCAAACACCAATTTCACTACCGTTTTACTGAATTATTACAGAAATGGCAGTGACAGCAATGGCTGGCATGCAGATAATGAAAAGGAATTAGGCAAAAATCCCATAATCGCATCACTAAGTTTAGGAGCCGAACGCAGTTTTCATTTAAAACATAATACTGATGTGAATCAAAAGAAGAATATTATTTTAGAAGACGGCAGTCTGCTGTTAATGAAAGGCACAACGCAGCATTTTTGGAAACATCAAATTCCTAAAACTACAAAAACTATCGGTTCTCGAATAAACCTCACATTTAGAGTGATTAAATAA
- a CDS encoding aminoacyl-histidine dipeptidase produces MSQEIRNLEPKALWNKFADLNAVPRPSKKEERVIEFMKDFGANLGLETFEDEIRNVIIRKPATAGMENRKALVLQGHLDMVHQKNADTVFDFDTQGIDMYVDGDWVRARGTTLGADNGLGVATIMAILESKDIPHPAIEALFTIDEETGMTGALNLQGGILKGDILLNLDTEEDDEIGIGCAGGIDVTATAEYDEEETPEGSVGYTIKVKGLNGGHSGMDIHKGLGNANKIMNRLLFDGFDNFGLQIAEINGGSLRNAIPRESTAKVIIASVYDEAFVFDMQQIVNEIKAEFQTTEPNLEVVFEKLDSVPAAVMPPIAQFYFVRSMYTAHNGVYRMSADFDNLVETSNNIAKVEVGGGKFSVKCLTRSSVESSKFDLANALRSAFELMGCEVEFSGSYPGWSPNPKSEILDILVSIYEKQNGEKPNVAACHAGLECGILGINYPDMDMISFGPTIHGAHSPDERASISSAQKYWKFVLEILSNIPVK; encoded by the coding sequence ATGAGTCAAGAGATAAGAAATCTAGAACCGAAAGCACTTTGGAACAAATTTGCCGATTTGAATGCAGTACCTCGTCCTTCTAAAAAGGAAGAACGTGTAATTGAGTTTATGAAAGACTTTGGTGCTAATTTAGGACTAGAAACTTTTGAAGATGAAATCCGTAACGTCATTATCCGCAAACCTGCTACTGCAGGAATGGAAAACAGAAAAGCTTTGGTTTTGCAGGGGCATTTGGATATGGTACATCAAAAAAATGCCGATACGGTTTTTGATTTTGATACTCAGGGAATCGATATGTATGTAGATGGTGACTGGGTTCGTGCCCGCGGAACGACTCTTGGTGCTGATAATGGTCTTGGAGTGGCCACGATTATGGCTATATTGGAGAGTAAGGACATTCCGCATCCGGCTATTGAAGCTTTGTTTACGATTGATGAAGAAACAGGAATGACCGGTGCTTTAAATTTGCAGGGAGGTATTCTTAAAGGTGATATTTTATTGAATCTAGATACCGAAGAAGATGATGAAATAGGCATTGGATGTGCCGGAGGAATTGATGTCACTGCCACTGCTGAGTATGATGAAGAGGAAACTCCTGAAGGTTCTGTCGGGTATACGATTAAAGTAAAAGGATTGAACGGCGGACATTCAGGAATGGATATTCATAAAGGATTGGGCAATGCCAATAAAATTATGAACCGTTTGTTATTTGACGGTTTTGATAATTTTGGACTTCAGATTGCCGAAATCAACGGGGGAAGTCTTCGCAACGCAATACCGCGTGAGAGCACTGCAAAAGTAATTATCGCTTCAGTTTATGATGAAGCTTTTGTTTTCGATATGCAGCAGATCGTTAATGAAATCAAAGCGGAGTTTCAAACTACGGAACCGAATCTGGAAGTAGTTTTCGAAAAATTAGATTCAGTTCCAGCAGCTGTAATGCCTCCGATAGCTCAGTTTTATTTTGTCCGTTCTATGTATACGGCACACAATGGAGTGTATAGAATGAGTGCCGATTTTGATAATCTGGTTGAAACTTCAAATAATATTGCGAAAGTAGAAGTAGGCGGAGGGAAGTTCTCTGTGAAATGTTTGACACGTTCTTCTGTGGAATCGTCCAAATTTGATTTAGCAAATGCTTTGCGGTCTGCTTTTGAATTAATGGGATGTGAAGTAGAATTTTCAGGATCTTATCCAGGCTGGTCGCCAAATCCAAAGTCTGAAATATTGGACATCTTGGTTTCTATTTATGAAAAACAAAATGGTGAAAAACCAAATGTTGCGGCTTGTCACGCTGGTTTAGAATGCGGTATTTTAGGAATAAATTATCCTGATATGGATATGATTTCTTTTGGACCAACAATTCATGGCGCCCATTCACCAGATGAAAGAGCAAGTATTTCTTCGGCTCAAAAATATTGGAAATTTGTATTGGAAATTCTTTCAAATATACCAGTTAAATAA
- a CDS encoding PepSY-associated TM helix domain-containing protein — MNNTPKEGKSSKKKDSKFVKKIKQKIYSWHRIIGIITIIPVIFWTLSGLMHPFMAHFFKPEIANERLNVKPIDKSQLTFSIQEVLDKNNITEFKNFRIVSFDKSVFYQVKTVKGELEYFNATNAKKLENGDQKYAHWLSRYFLDDQKSPIKKTDVVNEFTSQYKYINRYLPVYKTTFNRPDGMEVYVETASGKLATYNPKSRQAFIWFFDTFHNWSFVDAISNNSVRIVFMILFLSIIFFSAVSGIVIYGLFWKQFRKTDNLNPKKGLRRYHRQIGIWVSLFTLTFAFSGAYHATTKWKPYTLDKMVYEPVFETKDLSTSSNEIHLDWNRLENLSIIALNDSIYYRAQLAESKSKYNSPKTDSKSKWDKKENPKNEILYINSVTNKVIPNLDLEYAKFLALYFSDPNTSKPACCEMDSDTESKPNLEKAVLLETKTITEFESREYGFANKRLPVIKLAYDTPEKTTYFIETAASRLAAVIEKSDVTEGYSFAIFHKFLFMDWAGKNIRDLTMVMAALIILVISVLGLLLFLKKKQ, encoded by the coding sequence ATGAACAATACACCAAAAGAAGGAAAATCTTCAAAAAAGAAAGATTCTAAATTCGTAAAAAAAATTAAACAGAAAATATATTCCTGGCATCGTATTATTGGAATCATTACTATAATCCCGGTTATTTTCTGGACATTATCCGGATTAATGCATCCGTTTATGGCGCATTTTTTCAAACCTGAAATTGCCAATGAACGCCTTAATGTAAAACCAATTGATAAATCACAGCTGACATTTTCCATTCAAGAAGTTTTAGACAAAAACAATATAACCGAATTTAAAAATTTCAGAATTGTATCTTTTGATAAATCAGTATTTTATCAGGTAAAAACAGTAAAAGGCGAACTTGAATATTTCAATGCAACAAACGCAAAAAAACTAGAAAACGGAGATCAAAAATACGCTCATTGGCTTTCACGTTATTTTCTGGACGATCAAAAAAGTCCGATTAAAAAAACAGATGTAGTAAATGAGTTTACTTCGCAATACAAATACATCAACCGCTATTTGCCAGTTTACAAAACAACTTTTAACCGTCCTGACGGGATGGAAGTGTACGTAGAAACTGCTTCTGGTAAATTGGCAACGTATAACCCAAAATCAAGACAGGCCTTTATTTGGTTTTTCGATACTTTTCACAATTGGTCTTTTGTAGATGCTATTAGTAACAATAGTGTTCGTATCGTTTTTATGATTTTATTTCTTTCGATTATCTTCTTTTCTGCTGTAAGCGGTATTGTAATATATGGCTTGTTTTGGAAACAATTCAGAAAAACTGATAATCTGAATCCTAAAAAAGGCCTGCGCAGGTACCATCGTCAAATCGGAATCTGGGTTTCACTATTTACTTTGACTTTTGCTTTTAGCGGAGCATATCACGCCACAACCAAATGGAAGCCATATACACTTGACAAAATGGTCTATGAACCAGTTTTCGAAACGAAGGATCTTTCAACATCAAGCAACGAAATTCATTTAGACTGGAATCGATTAGAAAACTTAAGCATTATTGCCTTAAACGACAGCATATATTATAGAGCCCAATTGGCCGAATCTAAAAGTAAATATAATAGCCCGAAAACAGATTCTAAATCCAAATGGGATAAAAAGGAAAATCCAAAAAACGAGATTCTTTACATCAACTCTGTAACTAACAAAGTGATACCAAACCTCGATTTAGAATACGCTAAATTTCTTGCATTGTATTTTAGCGACCCAAATACTAGTAAACCTGCCTGTTGTGAAATGGACAGCGATACTGAAAGTAAACCAAATCTTGAAAAAGCAGTTTTATTAGAAACCAAAACAATAACTGAATTTGAAAGCCGAGAATATGGCTTTGCTAATAAACGTTTACCTGTTATAAAATTAGCTTACGACACGCCTGAAAAAACTACATACTTTATTGAAACCGCTGCTTCAAGACTGGCTGCTGTCATCGAAAAATCAGATGTTACTGAAGGGTATTCATTTGCCATATTTCACAAATTTTTGTTTATGGATTGGGCAGGCAAAAACATTCGTGACTTAACCATGGTTATGGCAGCATTAATTATTTTGGTAATTAGCGTATTGGGTTTACTGCTGTTTTTAAAGAAAAAACAATAA
- a CDS encoding DUF4268 domain-containing protein, whose protein sequence is MYSKEENQKLKHEFWVEFAQKYPRKWVLYDTKIKDFSFKFYVENKKAQVHIDIEMRNTELRMQYFEKLTALKNILEEEFIKDLVFEKNYTLENGKTISRIWVEKLNVSISNRSHWDEIFYFFYEKMNTLELFYLEYDEFIKDIEK, encoded by the coding sequence ATGTACAGTAAAGAAGAAAATCAAAAGCTAAAACACGAATTTTGGGTTGAATTTGCCCAAAAATATCCTCGGAAATGGGTCTTATATGATACCAAAATCAAAGATTTCTCCTTTAAATTCTATGTCGAAAATAAAAAAGCTCAAGTACATATTGACATCGAAATGAGAAACACAGAATTACGCATGCAATATTTCGAAAAACTGACCGCATTAAAAAATATACTGGAAGAAGAATTCATAAAAGATTTAGTATTCGAAAAAAATTACACTTTGGAAAACGGAAAAACCATTAGCCGTATTTGGGTTGAAAAACTGAATGTAAGTATAAGCAACCGCAGTCATTGGGATGAAATATTTTATTTCTTCTATGAGAAAATGAATACTCTCGAGTTATTTTATTTAGAGTATGACGAATTTATAAAGGACATTGAAAAATAG
- a CDS encoding DUF3810 domain-containing protein — protein sequence MKRSYILPLFLLIQILILKIIHFFPEFIEHLYSNGFYVYISKFSRIILGKIPFSVGDCIYFILILFALKWFWKKRKSWKQEWKNNLLMVLSALSVFYFFFHILWALNYYREPLFEKMNIERDYTDADLLAFTKKLIAKTNAVQKQITKNNSLKVVFPYSQNQVFEMNQNGYTKLAKEYDFFTYSNLSIKKSLFSLPLTYMGFGGYLNPFTNEAQVNYLGPMYSFPMTANHEMAHQMGYASESECNFIGFMSSIKNDNLYIQYSGYSIALRYCLGNWQVRNEKVLDQLLKTVHPGILKNYKESREFWKQYETPIETAFHAFYDNFLKINQQKDGMDSYSKFVNLMVNYYKEREL from the coding sequence ATGAAACGCAGTTATATTCTCCCCTTATTCTTATTAATTCAAATCCTGATTCTGAAAATCATACATTTTTTTCCAGAATTCATAGAACATTTATACAGCAACGGATTTTATGTTTACATTTCTAAATTTTCGAGAATCATTTTAGGCAAAATTCCATTCTCGGTGGGCGACTGTATTTATTTTATTCTGATTTTATTTGCTTTGAAATGGTTTTGGAAAAAAAGAAAATCATGGAAGCAGGAATGGAAAAACAATCTATTAATGGTTTTGAGTGCACTTTCGGTGTTTTATTTTTTCTTTCACATTCTTTGGGCACTGAATTATTACCGTGAACCATTATTCGAAAAAATGAATATTGAAAGAGATTATACTGATGCCGATTTATTAGCATTTACCAAAAAGTTAATTGCAAAAACGAATGCCGTTCAAAAACAAATCACAAAAAACAACAGTTTGAAAGTAGTTTTCCCCTATTCTCAAAATCAGGTTTTTGAAATGAACCAAAACGGATATACAAAACTGGCTAAAGAATATGATTTTTTTACTTATTCCAATTTGAGCATCAAGAAATCCCTTTTCAGTCTGCCGCTGACTTATATGGGTTTTGGCGGTTATCTGAATCCGTTTACAAATGAAGCACAGGTAAATTATTTGGGACCAATGTACAGCTTCCCTATGACTGCCAATCATGAAATGGCACATCAGATGGGTTATGCCAGTGAGAGTGAATGTAATTTTATAGGCTTTATGTCTTCAATTAAAAATGACAATCTGTATATTCAGTATTCTGGTTACAGTATCGCTTTGCGGTATTGTTTAGGAAATTGGCAGGTGCGGAACGAAAAAGTTCTGGATCAGTTACTTAAAACTGTTCATCCGGGAATTTTAAAAAATTATAAAGAAAGCCGCGAATTTTGGAAACAATATGAAACTCCAATTGAAACCGCTTTTCATGCTTTTTATGACAACTTTTTAAAAATTAATCAACAGAAAGACGGCATGGACAGCTACAGTAAATTTGTCAATTTGATGGTGAATTATTACAAAGAAAGAGAATTATAA
- a CDS encoding RNA polymerase sigma factor, with protein MSENLEPSFVKQLQANQNIIHKICRLYTSGEDAHKDLFQEITIQLWKAFPKFRGESKFSTWAYRVALNTAITLYRKNKRSIATVEYEGRQHFTHDIEYNYEEEEQLKLMYKAVYQLNDIEKALVYMYLEDKDYTEISETLGISEVNARVKMNRIKGKLKKILNPLGV; from the coding sequence ATGAGTGAAAATCTAGAACCTTCTTTTGTCAAGCAGCTGCAGGCAAACCAGAATATAATCCACAAGATTTGTAGATTATATACTTCTGGTGAGGATGCACATAAGGATTTGTTTCAGGAAATCACAATCCAGTTATGGAAAGCTTTTCCAAAATTTAGGGGCGAAAGTAAATTTTCTACCTGGGCCTATCGAGTCGCCCTGAATACTGCCATTACATTGTATCGGAAAAACAAACGCAGTATTGCAACTGTTGAGTATGAAGGCAGACAGCATTTCACTCACGACATAGAATATAATTATGAAGAAGAAGAACAGCTGAAATTAATGTACAAAGCTGTATACCAACTAAATGACATCGAAAAAGCATTGGTATATATGTATCTGGAAGACAAAGATTATACCGAAATATCGGAAACTTTAGGAATTAGCGAAGTGAATGCAAGAGTAAAAATGAATAGGATAAAAGGGAAATTAAAAAAAATACTAAATCCATTAGGCGTATGA
- a CDS encoding DUF2721 domain-containing protein, producing the protein MTLHIETPALLFSATSLILLAYTNRFLTLATIIRGLKKAYKEKENRMILLEIKNLNLRLTLIRFMQMAGVLSLFLSVFTMLVLFLDYQLTGIYLFGFSLLALLISLALCFWEINISVGALRLHLSDLTHIGVEKEQHLNIEAK; encoded by the coding sequence ATGACATTACATATTGAAACTCCCGCATTACTGTTTTCGGCTACTTCTTTGATATTATTGGCTTATACTAATCGGTTTTTGACGCTTGCTACCATTATTCGCGGTTTAAAGAAAGCTTACAAAGAAAAAGAGAACCGAATGATTTTGCTTGAAATAAAAAACCTTAATTTAAGACTGACACTTATTCGTTTTATGCAAATGGCCGGTGTGTTGAGTCTATTTCTCTCTGTTTTCACAATGCTTGTATTGTTTTTGGATTATCAATTGACTGGAATTTATTTATTCGGCTTTAGTCTTCTTGCTTTATTAATCTCTTTGGCTCTGTGTTTCTGGGAAATTAATATTTCGGTAGGAGCATTACGCCTACATCTAAGTGACCTCACTCATATAGGTGTTGAAAAAGAGCAACATTTAAATATTGAAGCAAAATAG
- a CDS encoding endonuclease III domain-containing protein, with the protein MDLFGKTNDWETKLAPILKRYKDQKHPLDYQNLYQLVIMVVLSAQDSDANINKIAPALFKVFPNMESLSVSNVDALIPHISKVRNFVTKASWLIEIAQSIQKDQNIPLTMDNLTALKGIGRKSANVIMREAGVPAEGIIADLHVIRVSPRIGLIPETKDGNKVEKLLMQILPKSIWGEIGMAISFLGREICRPKPKCGECPINTICEYYRINPIA; encoded by the coding sequence ATGGATTTATTTGGAAAAACAAATGATTGGGAAACTAAATTGGCTCCAATATTGAAAAGATACAAAGACCAAAAGCATCCGCTGGATTACCAAAATCTATATCAGCTGGTAATTATGGTAGTGCTTTCGGCTCAGGATTCGGATGCCAATATCAATAAAATTGCCCCCGCTCTATTCAAAGTATTCCCAAATATGGAAAGTTTGTCTGTTTCAAATGTAGACGCATTAATTCCTCATATTTCAAAAGTCCGGAATTTTGTCACCAAAGCCAGCTGGCTAATCGAAATTGCCCAAAGCATCCAAAAAGACCAAAACATTCCATTAACGATGGATAATTTAACTGCTTTGAAAGGAATCGGACGAAAATCAGCCAACGTCATTATGCGGGAAGCCGGAGTTCCAGCAGAAGGCATCATTGCCGATTTACACGTTATCCGTGTTTCTCCCCGAATTGGATTAATACCAGAAACAAAGGATGGCAACAAAGTCGAAAAATTACTTATGCAGATTTTACCAAAAAGTATTTGGGGAGAAATCGGTATGGCTATTTCTTTTCTCGGAAGAGAAATCTGCAGACCTAAACCAAAATGCGGGGAATGCCCAATTAATACGATTTGTGAATATTACAGAATAAATCCAATAGCCTAA
- a CDS encoding EamA family transporter translates to MLKNNTLKGVFLVAIGAASYGMLATFVKMAYGEGYTTAEVTISQFILGIIGILIINAFQKAKAENEIVKATSKNIFQLMLAGTSTGLTSVFYYMTVKYIPISIAIVLLMQTVWIGLLLEMFLEKRIPSKQKIVAALIVLAGTLLATNIFKNEIQLDWKGLVFGFLAACSFTTTMFTANRVALGISSAQRSLYMLLGGVVIVFTFGIATQNTAFNFTIFLKWGIILSLFGTIIPPILMNAGFPLTGIGLGSIVSALELPVSVLMAYFLLHEKVDLVQWIGILLIILAIIIMNINFRKK, encoded by the coding sequence ATGCTTAAAAACAACACACTGAAAGGGGTTTTCCTTGTCGCGATTGGCGCTGCTAGTTACGGCATGCTGGCTACATTTGTAAAAATGGCTTATGGCGAAGGATATACTACCGCTGAAGTTACAATCTCTCAATTTATTCTGGGCATTATTGGAATTCTTATTATTAATGCGTTTCAAAAAGCGAAAGCTGAAAATGAAATTGTGAAAGCAACCTCAAAAAACATATTTCAATTGATGCTTGCAGGAACATCTACAGGATTAACAAGCGTATTTTATTATATGACCGTTAAATATATTCCTATTTCTATTGCCATTGTATTATTGATGCAGACGGTATGGATTGGTTTACTGCTTGAAATGTTTTTGGAAAAAAGAATTCCTTCAAAGCAAAAAATTGTTGCAGCTCTAATAGTTTTGGCTGGAACACTTCTAGCGACTAACATCTTTAAGAATGAAATTCAATTGGATTGGAAAGGGCTGGTTTTTGGTTTTTTGGCAGCTTGTTCATTCACGACAACGATGTTTACGGCTAACCGAGTTGCTTTAGGAATTTCTTCAGCACAGCGCAGTTTATATATGCTTCTGGGAGGAGTTGTAATTGTTTTTACTTTTGGAATTGCAACACAAAACACCGCATTTAATTTTACTATATTCCTTAAATGGGGAATCATATTATCTCTTTTCGGTACAATAATTCCGCCAATACTCATGAATGCTGGATTTCCTCTAACAGGAATTGGATTAGGAAGTATAGTTTCAGCCCTTGAGCTTCCTGTCTCTGTTTTAATGGCTTATTTCCTGCTTCATGAAAAAGTTGACTTAGTACAGTGGATTGGTATTCTCCTTATAATATTAGCTATCATAATAATGAATATTAATTTCAGAAAGAAGTAA
- a CDS encoding lysophospholipid acyltransferase family protein, translating to MGLFKRNPFGHILFIKKWLIRIFGFISHRRYRGFNELQIEGSEIIKNLPDTNVLFISNHQTYFADVTAMFHVFNASLSGREDSIKNVWYMWRPKLNVYYVAAKETMRAGLLPRIMAYAGAITVERTWRAKGQDVTEKKDVNPNDTENIKIALADGWVITFPQGTTKSFKPVRKGTAHIIKQHKPIVVPIVIDGFRRSFCKKGLYMKKKGILQSLVIKEPLVIDYENDTIEEIVEMVEYAIEQHPSFLKVIPAAVLKEQEELNKTRQWDY from the coding sequence ATGGGATTATTTAAACGAAATCCTTTTGGACACATTTTATTTATAAAAAAATGGCTGATTCGAATCTTTGGATTTATCAGTCACAGAAGATACCGTGGGTTTAATGAACTGCAAATAGAAGGCTCCGAAATTATTAAAAATCTTCCTGATACAAATGTTCTTTTTATATCCAATCATCAGACTTACTTTGCGGATGTAACTGCGATGTTTCATGTGTTTAATGCCAGTTTAAGCGGCCGTGAAGATTCCATAAAAAACGTATGGTATATGTGGCGCCCCAAATTAAATGTATATTATGTTGCTGCAAAGGAAACAATGAGAGCAGGATTACTGCCTAGAATCATGGCTTATGCAGGTGCTATTACTGTAGAAAGAACCTGGCGTGCCAAAGGACAGGATGTAACAGAGAAAAAGGATGTAAATCCCAATGATACTGAGAATATCAAAATTGCCCTAGCCGATGGCTGGGTGATTACGTTTCCGCAGGGAACAACCAAATCCTTTAAGCCTGTGCGAAAAGGAACAGCACATATTATAAAACAGCATAAACCGATAGTTGTTCCTATCGTTATTGATGGTTTTCGACGGTCGTTCTGCAAAAAAGGACTTTATATGAAAAAGAAAGGAATTCTGCAGTCGCTTGTTATAAAAGAACCTTTGGTTATCGATTATGAAAATGATACAATCGAAGAAATAGTTGAAATGGTTGAATATGCTATTGAACAGCATCCTTCTTTTCTAAAAGTTATCCCTGCAGCCGTTTTAAAAGAACAGGAAGAACTCAATAAAACCAGACAATGGGATTATTAA
- a CDS encoding NUDIX hydrolase, producing MDFQDFLQIVPYLSSVNLPGEVAHNIMVPKGRLEITKKLNFDRIEYKKAGVMMLFYPKEGITHLVLIVRNSYKGVHSSQIAFPGGKYENNDADFMQTALRETYEEIGIHQEKIEVLKAFTNLYIPPSNFMVYPFLGICRDEVIFYPDPVEVAAIIELPLTLFLSDSIVVNAEMTTSYAKSIEVPAFKIEGHIVWGATAMMLSELKIVLNSILNKINF from the coding sequence ATGGATTTTCAAGATTTTTTACAAATTGTTCCTTATTTGAGTTCGGTAAATCTGCCGGGAGAAGTGGCTCATAATATTATGGTGCCAAAAGGGCGTCTTGAGATTACCAAAAAATTGAATTTTGATCGAATAGAATACAAAAAAGCAGGTGTAATGATGCTGTTTTATCCTAAAGAAGGAATAACACATTTGGTTCTCATAGTCCGGAATTCGTACAAAGGAGTTCATTCTTCCCAAATTGCTTTTCCGGGAGGGAAATATGAAAATAATGATGCAGATTTTATGCAGACTGCATTGAGAGAAACCTACGAAGAAATTGGGATCCATCAGGAAAAAATAGAAGTGCTTAAAGCTTTTACCAATTTATATATACCTCCGAGTAATTTTATGGTTTATCCTTTTTTGGGTATCTGCAGGGACGAAGTGATATTTTATCCTGATCCAGTTGAAGTGGCAGCTATTATTGAACTGCCTTTGACTCTATTCCTAAGCGATTCGATTGTAGTCAATGCAGAAATGACTACTTCTTATGCTAAATCTATTGAGGTGCCTGCATTCAAAATTGAAGGACATATTGTCTGGGGGGCAACAGCAATGATGTTAAGCGAATTGAAAATTGTTTTGAATTCTATTTTGAATAAAATTAATTTTTGA